One segment of Natronosalvus halobius DNA contains the following:
- a CDS encoding HalOD1 output domain-containing protein yields the protein MGGNDEDGDSVREEYDWSATRPSIAVIDAVAHAEDVEITDVSSALDTTLYGQIDPDALDTLVTGSDYVSVAFSVDDYDVQIEGNEILVSGE from the coding sequence ATGGGGGGTAACGATGAAGATGGCGATTCGGTACGAGAGGAATACGACTGGTCGGCTACGCGACCGAGCATCGCCGTAATCGACGCCGTTGCGCACGCTGAAGACGTCGAAATAACCGACGTTTCGTCCGCCCTCGATACAACGCTGTATGGGCAGATTGATCCGGACGCTCTCGACACACTCGTCACCGGTTCTGATTACGTTTCGGTCGCCTTCTCTGTCGACGATTATGACGTCCAGATTGAGGGAAACGAGATACTGGTCAGCGGCGAATAG
- a CDS encoding peptidase M24, with product MPTANALLANAPVAAGTTVAVAVDRDHDHDHDHDRDRERWHIETATRKQRANGTTHPAEIVARAISQAHGDGESYERVLTPATIPHDAACYLERAGFSLASSDVLSALRATKADIELAALERAQTAAADGLERARSMLAAATVVDGDDDSDTKRDDVRTETETGTETRTRSLEFRGESEGNPLTPTDVSGAVGQAVLDAGCRPVSTTVTGDDRLVADRPIEIDTLVRTPSGYHGRLVRTLVVDPHGGAERRAHVALTHAFRSVRTMAGAGDHTVSALEADLEAEIRAFGFGESDEIDVQVAGIGLEPRERPIGSGESVAVGATICVDATVGTDAGRVRLADVLARTEDDAQWLSPVSWSMRPSSE from the coding sequence ATGCCGACTGCGAACGCGCTGCTAGCGAACGCGCCGGTCGCTGCCGGAACGACGGTCGCGGTTGCCGTCGACCGCGACCACGACCACGACCACGACCACGACCGTGACCGCGAACGCTGGCACATCGAGACGGCGACCCGGAAACAGCGAGCGAACGGAACGACCCACCCTGCCGAAATCGTGGCGAGGGCGATTTCGCAGGCACACGGAGACGGCGAGAGTTACGAACGCGTCCTGACACCGGCCACGATTCCGCACGACGCCGCCTGCTACCTCGAACGGGCCGGGTTCTCCCTCGCCTCGAGCGACGTTCTGTCGGCGCTTCGAGCGACTAAAGCCGACATCGAACTGGCGGCCCTCGAGCGCGCCCAGACGGCCGCTGCCGACGGCCTCGAGCGAGCGAGGTCGATGCTGGCGGCGGCGACGGTCGTAGACGGTGATGATGATTCCGACACGAAACGCGACGACGTGCGAACGGAAACGGAAACGGGGACGGAAACCAGAACGCGCTCGCTCGAGTTCAGGGGTGAGAGTGAGGGTAATCCCCTCACACCAACCGACGTCTCCGGCGCCGTCGGCCAGGCCGTTCTCGACGCCGGATGCCGACCGGTGTCGACGACCGTGACGGGTGACGATCGGTTAGTGGCCGACCGACCGATCGAGATCGATACGCTTGTTCGGACGCCGTCGGGCTACCACGGCCGGCTCGTTCGAACCCTCGTCGTCGATCCGCACGGCGGGGCCGAACGGCGAGCACACGTCGCGCTCACTCACGCCTTCCGATCGGTCCGGACGATGGCCGGCGCCGGCGACCACACGGTCTCCGCCCTCGAGGCTGACCTCGAGGCGGAGATTCGCGCGTTCGGGTTCGGCGAGTCGGACGAAATCGACGTCCAGGTGGCGGGGATCGGACTCGAGCCTCGAGAGCGACCGATCGGCAGCGGTGAGTCGGTTGCCGTCGGGGCGACGATTTGTGTCGATGCGACGGTGGGGACCGATGCTGGACGCGTTCGTCTCGCGGACGTCCTGGCTCGAACCGAAGACGATGCACAGTGGCTCTCGCCGGTCTCGTGGTCGATGCGGCCCTCGAGTGAGTAG
- a CDS encoding DUF7548 family protein gives MHAHQRPPTLGVVAALTYVLAALAPYVLLEVETSVLEVYYAAGLAGPNLLSLFALVAVVLFAAGRQTRTEPDLVAGVTLVLGLVLLAVTALWAVSVPESVVFEPGADWFVYHRWLTTAISAVIPAAAVWYARTLDLV, from the coding sequence ATGCACGCACACCAGCGACCGCCCACGCTCGGGGTCGTCGCGGCGCTCACGTACGTGCTCGCCGCGCTCGCGCCCTACGTCCTCCTGGAGGTCGAGACGAGTGTCCTGGAGGTGTACTACGCCGCCGGGCTCGCTGGCCCGAACCTGCTCTCGCTGTTCGCGCTCGTCGCCGTCGTCCTCTTCGCGGCAGGGAGACAAACCAGGACCGAACCGGACCTGGTCGCCGGCGTGACGCTCGTCCTGGGACTGGTCCTGTTAGCCGTGACGGCCCTCTGGGCCGTTTCAGTCCCCGAAAGCGTCGTCTTCGAGCCCGGCGCCGACTGGTTCGTCTACCATCGCTGGCTCACGACTGCGATTTCGGCCGTGATTCCCGCTGCCGCCGTCTGGTACGCCAGGACGCTCGATCTCGTCTGA
- a CDS encoding DUF7511 domain-containing protein yields MTVSETPVESPTDRSADVLELLTDEAGTWTMVPMSATGDERMTQWISVDSAVLCDLEEMR; encoded by the coding sequence ATGACTGTCTCCGAAACCCCGGTCGAGTCACCGACCGACCGATCAGCCGACGTACTCGAGTTGCTCACTGACGAGGCAGGCACCTGGACGATGGTCCCCATGAGTGCGACCGGTGACGAGCGAATGACCCAGTGGATTTCCGTCGATAGCGCCGTGCTGTGTGACCTCGAGGAGATGCGCTGA
- a CDS encoding SprT-like domain-containing protein, with amino-acid sequence MSDADSNDTDPSPTIDDELLARARIHARDVDIDVDWDRLEWDVSARAKRRAGACRWHADRGVATIVLSRRAYEAYDWETFAAVVRHELVHAWEYQRFGESGHGERFRRVAAELEAPRHCPSFAEPRYVLRCLNDGCDWRARRHRASAPVTTPERYRCGNCGSDYAVEHAESGRRWTTASEYGGAKAALGDDW; translated from the coding sequence GTGTCCGACGCCGACTCGAACGACACCGATCCGTCACCCACCATCGACGACGAACTCCTCGCCCGCGCCCGGATCCACGCGCGAGACGTCGACATCGACGTCGACTGGGACCGTCTCGAGTGGGACGTCTCGGCACGAGCGAAGCGTCGGGCGGGAGCCTGTCGCTGGCACGCGGACCGGGGGGTGGCGACCATCGTGCTCTCGCGCCGGGCCTACGAGGCCTATGACTGGGAGACCTTCGCCGCGGTCGTCCGCCACGAACTGGTCCACGCCTGGGAGTACCAGCGCTTCGGCGAGTCGGGTCACGGCGAGCGATTTCGTCGCGTTGCCGCCGAACTCGAGGCCCCACGTCACTGCCCCTCGTTCGCGGAACCGCGGTACGTCCTGCGCTGTCTGAACGACGGTTGCGACTGGCGGGCACGTCGCCACCGCGCGTCGGCCCCCGTGACGACGCCCGAACGGTACCGCTGTGGGAACTGCGGGAGCGACTACGCCGTCGAGCACGCCGAGAGCGGTCGCCGCTGGACGACCGCGAGCGAGTACGGCGGCGCAAAGGCCGCACTCGGCGACGATTGGTAG
- a CDS encoding CoA-binding protein, with amino-acid sequence MPVTDDTTLREILERETIAVVGCSGTPGKAAHDVPTYLHQHGYDVIPVNPHADELLGREAVGELADVDEEIDVVSVFRPSEEVSEIVDAALERADADVIWTQLGIVDEDATERAEDAGRTVVQDRCMKVEHRRLVA; translated from the coding sequence ATGCCAGTTACCGACGATACCACGCTGCGGGAGATTCTCGAACGAGAGACGATCGCTGTCGTCGGCTGTTCGGGGACGCCCGGAAAGGCGGCACACGACGTGCCGACGTACTTACACCAGCACGGCTACGACGTGATCCCGGTCAACCCGCACGCCGACGAACTCCTCGGTCGAGAGGCGGTCGGCGAACTCGCCGACGTCGACGAGGAAATCGATGTCGTCAGCGTGTTTCGACCCAGCGAGGAGGTTTCGGAAATCGTCGACGCGGCCCTCGAGCGGGCGGACGCCGACGTCATCTGGACGCAACTGGGAATCGTCGACGAGGACGCCACCGAGCGGGCCGAGGACGCGGGTCGGACGGTCGTCCAGGATCGGTGTATGAAGGTCGAGCACCGCCGGCTGGTGGCGTAG
- a CDS encoding DUF5798 family protein: MGLGSTAKKIQSLSDRAEAMYRQVQELQQRIIHLEEEVDHTHDTVTKLDHNVTEQRALLLAIADEHGIDGEQILADAAIDDPEGTDDEDESAQTEGDAKGDADTDAPTQVGE, from the coding sequence ATGGGACTCGGCAGTACGGCCAAGAAGATCCAGAGCCTCTCGGATCGCGCGGAAGCCATGTATCGGCAGGTGCAGGAACTCCAGCAGCGAATCATCCACCTCGAGGAGGAAGTCGACCACACCCACGACACGGTGACGAAACTCGACCACAACGTCACCGAACAGCGGGCGCTCCTCCTCGCAATCGCCGACGAGCACGGGATCGACGGCGAACAGATTCTCGCCGACGCGGCGATCGACGACCCGGAGGGAACGGACGACGAGGATGAATCGGCCCAGACGGAAGGGGATGCGAAAGGAGACGCAGACACCGACGCGCCGACCCAGGTGGGCGAGTAA
- a CDS encoding DUF7344 domain-containing protein → MVALDEVFELLKDQRRRYALYYLYEKDGPVAVSELVKAIEKWEADPPKTSGRLDRFEEIALELKHHHLPKSAEVDFVQYDKEQEVIQVQGSPEEFDALLTIAKLVEEPEE, encoded by the coding sequence ATGGTCGCGCTGGACGAAGTCTTTGAGTTGTTGAAAGACCAGAGACGACGATACGCGCTGTACTATCTCTACGAGAAGGATGGACCAGTTGCAGTTTCTGAACTCGTCAAAGCAATAGAGAAATGGGAAGCAGATCCACCGAAAACGAGTGGTCGGTTAGATCGGTTCGAAGAAATTGCGCTCGAATTGAAACACCACCATCTTCCAAAGTCTGCCGAAGTAGATTTCGTTCAGTACGACAAGGAACAGGAGGTGATCCAGGTCCAGGGGTCACCTGAGGAATTCGATGCCCTCCTCACGATCGCAAAGTTAGTGGAAGAACCGGAAGAATGA
- a CDS encoding geranylgeranylglycerol-phosphate geranylgeranyltransferase, which translates to MATGETVRGLIELTRPMNVVAASVLTFIGAFVAGGVGEAPLQLSAAVGATAFAVGAGNAINDYFDREIDRINQPQRPIPREAVSPRGALAFSLAAFLAAVAFAVTLPPTAIAIAVVNLLALITYTEYFKGLPGIGNALVAYLVGSTFLFGAAAVGDIQATVVLFLLAGVSTLTREIIKDVEDVDGDREEGLNTLPIAIGERSALHVATVLLVVAVVASPFPYLDGYFGVAYLLVVVPADLVMLYAAVESYRNPTAGQSHLKYGMFLAALAFIVGRGALLLA; encoded by the coding sequence ATGGCGACGGGAGAGACGGTCCGTGGGCTAATCGAACTGACGAGACCGATGAACGTCGTCGCGGCCTCGGTGCTGACGTTCATCGGCGCGTTCGTCGCCGGTGGAGTCGGTGAGGCGCCGCTACAACTGAGCGCGGCAGTCGGGGCGACGGCGTTCGCCGTCGGTGCGGGCAACGCGATCAACGACTACTTCGATCGGGAGATCGACCGGATCAATCAGCCACAGCGCCCGATTCCTCGGGAAGCGGTGTCCCCGCGGGGGGCGCTCGCGTTCAGTCTGGCGGCGTTCCTCGCGGCCGTGGCGTTCGCCGTCACCTTGCCACCGACCGCGATCGCCATCGCAGTGGTCAATCTCCTCGCGCTGATCACGTACACGGAGTACTTCAAGGGGCTGCCCGGAATCGGGAACGCGCTCGTAGCCTACCTCGTCGGAAGTACGTTCCTGTTCGGTGCGGCCGCCGTCGGCGACATCCAGGCGACGGTCGTCCTGTTTCTGCTCGCTGGCGTGTCGACGCTGACGCGGGAGATCATCAAGGACGTCGAGGACGTCGACGGCGACCGCGAAGAGGGACTCAACACGTTGCCAATCGCGATCGGCGAACGGTCCGCCCTCCACGTGGCGACGGTCCTGCTCGTCGTCGCAGTGGTGGCGAGTCCGTTTCCGTACCTGGACGGCTATTTCGGCGTCGCCTACCTACTCGTCGTCGTCCCCGCGGACCTCGTCATGCTGTACGCGGCCGTCGAGAGTTACCGGAACCCGACGGCGGGGCAATCACACCTCAAGTACGGCATGTTCCTCGCAGCGCTGGCGTTCATCGTCGGTCGCGGAGCGCTGCTCCTCGCGTAA
- a CDS encoding RAD55 family ATPase yields MYDLADVRPEESIAPGTNVLIAGPPLTGKRNLALDVLASGADGGEGTIIVTTKDSAEKVLTEFTTRTVNDDPDVGVVDCVTKQRGIGTADDDPRIKYASSPVDMTGIGIKLSEYLQDFYEVRGLTENRILLHSISTLLMYSDLQTVFRFLHVFTGRIQSADALGVYVIDSTAHDDQTMNTLKQLFDGVVEIDEGGDGEQTIRTAGLS; encoded by the coding sequence ATGTACGATCTCGCAGACGTCCGCCCGGAGGAGTCAATTGCTCCGGGGACGAACGTGCTGATTGCTGGGCCGCCGCTCACGGGAAAGCGCAATCTCGCGCTCGACGTGCTCGCGAGCGGCGCCGACGGGGGAGAGGGGACGATAATCGTTACGACGAAAGACAGCGCCGAAAAAGTTCTCACCGAGTTTACGACGCGGACGGTGAACGACGATCCCGACGTGGGGGTCGTCGACTGCGTGACCAAACAGCGGGGGATCGGCACGGCCGACGACGACCCGCGGATCAAGTACGCGTCCTCGCCGGTCGACATGACCGGAATCGGGATCAAACTCTCTGAGTACCTCCAGGACTTCTACGAGGTTCGCGGATTGACCGAAAATCGCATCCTCCTGCACTCGATTTCGACGCTACTCATGTACTCGGACCTCCAGACAGTCTTTCGATTTCTCCACGTCTTTACCGGCCGAATCCAGAGCGCCGACGCCCTGGGCGTCTACGTCATCGACTCGACGGCCCACGACGACCAGACGATGAACACGCTCAAACAGCTCTTCGACGGCGTCGTCGAGATCGACGAGGGAGGCGATGGCGAGCAGACGATTCGAACGGCCGGGTTGTCCTGA
- a CDS encoding PaaI family thioesterase has product MTASYDDIAAVLQEYIDENHEFLSWLGTTVEDVSEGRMCMAIPYDEKLTNTRPSRVDGSERRPDIHGGVAATLVDTVGGLVFHTTFEKPLEAGSATINLNVNYLRPATGDLEATAKIVRAGTSVGVSEVTVESTTPDGETREVATGQGSYRLFRPE; this is encoded by the coding sequence ATGACTGCGTCCTACGACGACATCGCCGCCGTTCTGCAGGAATACATCGACGAGAACCACGAGTTCCTCTCGTGGCTGGGAACGACGGTCGAGGACGTCTCTGAGGGGCGGATGTGCATGGCCATCCCCTACGACGAGAAGCTGACGAACACACGGCCGTCACGGGTCGATGGGAGCGAGCGACGTCCGGACATTCACGGCGGCGTCGCTGCGACGCTCGTCGACACCGTCGGCGGCCTCGTCTTTCACACCACCTTCGAGAAGCCCCTCGAGGCGGGTTCGGCGACCATCAATCTCAACGTGAACTACCTTCGGCCGGCGACGGGCGATCTCGAGGCGACGGCCAAAATCGTGCGGGCGGGGACCAGCGTCGGCGTGAGCGAGGTAACCGTCGAGAGCACGACACCGGACGGAGAAACGCGAGAAGTCGCGACCGGGCAGGGATCCTATCGGCTCTTTCGGCCGGAGTGA
- a CDS encoding PLP-dependent cysteine synthase family protein — translation MTTYERPLDSVLETIGETPLVRIHEGPTDVPIYAKLETFNPGGSVKDRIGRYMLERMLERGDVAPGGTIIEPTAGNTGIGIAVAAGQLGLDAIFVVPERFSVEKQQLMDALGAEIINTPSSDGMDGAIERAHLLAEELDDAVVPQQFSNPLNTEAHYETTAPEIYEALDGSVGAVVAGCGTAGTLMGLARYAREQNSETYVAAVEPEGSLYGEFLGEDREEGEYKIEGIGTHNVETNELFDPDLVDDVFAVGDRAAHDELTRLAAEEGHLVASSAGAASVAARHVAEGIDSDEIDAPHESVVTVFPDSSERYLSKGIYRSFEEWEG, via the coding sequence ATGACGACCTACGAGCGACCGTTGGATTCGGTGCTCGAGACGATCGGTGAGACGCCGCTCGTGCGGATCCACGAGGGACCGACCGACGTCCCGATCTACGCGAAACTCGAGACGTTCAATCCGGGGGGAAGCGTCAAGGACCGTATCGGCCGCTACATGCTCGAACGGATGCTCGAGCGTGGCGACGTCGCACCCGGTGGAACGATCATCGAACCGACCGCCGGCAACACCGGCATCGGCATCGCCGTCGCCGCCGGCCAGCTGGGGCTGGACGCGATTTTCGTCGTCCCCGAGCGCTTCAGCGTCGAGAAACAGCAGCTGATGGATGCACTCGGCGCCGAGATCATCAACACGCCGAGTTCAGACGGGATGGACGGGGCGATCGAACGCGCCCATCTGCTGGCCGAAGAACTCGACGACGCCGTCGTTCCCCAGCAGTTCTCGAACCCGCTCAACACCGAAGCACACTACGAAACGACCGCCCCCGAAATCTACGAGGCGCTCGACGGATCCGTCGGCGCCGTCGTCGCCGGCTGTGGGACGGCCGGGACGCTCATGGGTCTCGCTCGCTACGCCCGCGAACAAAATTCCGAAACCTACGTCGCCGCCGTCGAACCAGAGGGTTCCCTCTATGGCGAGTTCCTCGGCGAGGATCGCGAGGAGGGCGAGTACAAGATCGAGGGAATCGGCACGCACAACGTCGAGACGAACGAACTGTTCGACCCCGACCTCGTCGACGACGTCTTCGCGGTCGGCGACCGGGCAGCCCACGACGAACTCACGCGTCTCGCCGCCGAGGAGGGTCACCTCGTCGCCTCGAGCGCCGGCGCGGCCAGCGTCGCTGCGCGACACGTCGCCGAGGGAATCGACAGCGACGAGATCGACGCCCCCCATGAATCGGTCGTCACGGTGTTTCCCGACTCGAGCGAGCGCTACCTCTCGAAGGGGATCTATCGCTCGTTCGAGGAGTGGGAAGGGTAA
- a CDS encoding PAS domain S-box protein, translating to MRIASKLVSRIGGRRTILYLGGFYTIVAAGFPLAYAFELRMLDDVITISILSGFAGLTLLYGGYQLPSTDIRPDAYESVAKWCLRAIGAILVILLFVHVVSGLSDVVANLLILTSLAATAGLGMGYHDGRAKTRTLDARERRREAERYSQELERYKTIVETVNDGIFVVDDDGNFLLVNDTYAEMVGYSRDELVGSHSSMLIEDSEADPEVLMERAKRDVANESDERLSYEMALETASGETVDVEWTISPLPGRGAGNEPGLTGVVRDVTERNRRKRQLEKQNERLESFAGMVAHELRNPVSIGQIYSRELPADENPEAHAYVTEAFDRIEDIIEIMLVLTQGRSVHAERTPMELAAVARDAWDEIDGGEATIDIETDQTAVIDETYVQHLFRNLFDNAIEHGGSDVTITVGDLPTGFYVADDGVGITESEREEIFKTGYTTAGDHGGMGLGLTFVQELVDAYGWDCSVTDSESGGARFEFENVIEAEPVTS from the coding sequence ATGCGAATCGCTTCCAAACTGGTCTCCAGGATCGGAGGTCGGCGGACTATCCTGTATCTCGGTGGGTTCTACACGATAGTTGCCGCCGGATTTCCGCTGGCGTACGCCTTCGAGCTACGAATGCTCGACGACGTGATCACCATCTCGATCCTGTCAGGATTTGCTGGATTGACCCTTCTCTACGGCGGGTACCAGTTACCGAGTACCGACATCAGGCCCGATGCGTACGAGAGCGTGGCCAAATGGTGCCTCCGCGCGATCGGGGCGATACTCGTTATCTTGCTGTTCGTCCACGTCGTTTCGGGCCTCAGCGACGTCGTCGCGAACCTCCTCATCCTCACGTCACTCGCCGCTACTGCTGGTCTCGGGATGGGATACCACGATGGACGGGCGAAGACCCGAACGCTGGACGCCCGGGAACGGCGACGCGAAGCCGAACGCTACAGCCAGGAACTCGAGCGCTACAAGACGATCGTCGAAACCGTCAACGACGGCATCTTCGTCGTCGACGACGACGGGAACTTCCTGCTGGTCAACGATACCTACGCCGAGATGGTCGGATACTCCCGCGACGAACTCGTCGGGTCGCACTCGTCGATGCTCATAGAGGACTCAGAAGCGGACCCGGAGGTGCTGATGGAACGCGCAAAGCGGGACGTCGCGAACGAATCGGACGAACGACTCTCCTACGAGATGGCGCTCGAGACCGCCTCCGGCGAGACGGTCGACGTCGAGTGGACGATTTCACCGCTTCCAGGCCGTGGAGCGGGCAACGAACCGGGTCTCACCGGCGTCGTCCGCGACGTCACCGAACGAAATCGGCGCAAACGGCAACTCGAGAAACAGAACGAACGCCTCGAGAGTTTCGCGGGAATGGTCGCTCACGAACTCCGAAATCCCGTCTCGATCGGCCAGATCTACAGCCGCGAACTCCCGGCAGACGAGAACCCGGAGGCACACGCCTACGTCACCGAGGCCTTCGACCGCATCGAGGACATCATCGAGATCATGCTCGTGCTCACCCAGGGGCGAAGCGTCCACGCCGAGCGCACGCCCATGGAACTCGCGGCGGTCGCCCGCGATGCGTGGGACGAGATCGACGGCGGGGAGGCGACTATCGACATCGAGACCGATCAGACGGCGGTAATCGACGAGACGTACGTCCAACACCTCTTTCGCAACCTCTTCGATAACGCCATCGAGCACGGTGGCAGCGACGTCACCATTACGGTCGGTGATCTCCCGACCGGGTTTTACGTCGCCGACGACGGGGTCGGCATCACCGAGAGCGAACGCGAGGAGATCTTCAAGACGGGGTACACGACGGCCGGCGACCACGGTGGAATGGGCCTCGGGCTCACGTTCGTCCAGGAACTGGTCGACGCCTACGGCTGGGATTGTTCGGTGACCGACAGCGAATCCGGCGGTGCTCGATTCGAGTTCGAGAACGTAATCGAGGCCGAGCCTGTCACCAGTTGA
- a CDS encoding UvrD-helicase domain-containing protein produces MATTETDADAEAGAHVTRLFGGPGSGKTTALLDHVEEILEADDVTFRDILVVSYTRAAAQEIRERLAERLDESPRALQGNVCTMHAKAYNLLDLSRGDVIGEKDKEEFCEDYGLEYEDEYSGAGRRTARSTTIGNKIIATSQWLQRTRRDVADWYDVPFQWDVEEVRLPPEIDPNAQEGNKYTPTWPSDDDRIDVPEAIRAWRNYKGQEGKIGFADMLERVKQRSLIPNVDYLVIDEFQDITTLQYDVYEEWKPHVERVLIAGDDDQVVYSWQGADPALLLDEEVDEDVILPNSYRLPSNVLNAVNQEIRHIDVRQDKDLNPRKEGGLVEAYQNRSMLDLVRMVRQTLVEDDGTIMLLFRARYQMFQFIDEFITEGIPFTALTDQRMWTDRLTQYVRAIEAIDADEDVTGLQARRLADMLMDSAFGTNERDALFDEIDERQEDAGIDDLEELMIPVDVIRDYAPFLPDPASASDMVRKVTNFQKKSIKAYFAIGTYEGMATDQVRVGTIHSAKGREADHVFVGTDLTEKVVEQMVATVDDPEDIPGVEEFTKTSSPVPVLTDNERRVFYVGMSRARERLVLLENLVDGAPTLSIDVLLNNRQTGADLEELVEQAQLSEDERLDGEGDADADIDADEAEIEAP; encoded by the coding sequence ATGGCTACAACGGAGACGGATGCGGATGCTGAGGCGGGGGCGCACGTCACTCGTCTGTTCGGCGGCCCCGGCAGCGGGAAAACGACGGCACTCCTCGACCACGTCGAAGAGATTCTCGAAGCAGACGACGTGACGTTTCGAGACATCCTCGTCGTCTCCTACACGCGAGCGGCCGCCCAGGAGATTCGAGAACGGCTGGCCGAGCGCCTCGACGAGAGCCCACGCGCCCTCCAGGGCAACGTCTGTACGATGCACGCCAAGGCGTACAACCTGCTCGACCTCTCTCGCGGCGACGTCATCGGCGAGAAGGACAAAGAGGAGTTCTGCGAAGACTACGGCCTCGAGTACGAGGACGAGTACAGCGGCGCAGGACGGCGTACCGCACGGTCGACGACTATCGGGAACAAGATCATCGCGACGAGTCAGTGGCTCCAGCGCACCCGCCGGGACGTCGCCGACTGGTACGACGTACCCTTCCAGTGGGACGTCGAGGAGGTCCGACTCCCGCCCGAAATCGACCCGAACGCCCAAGAGGGGAACAAGTACACGCCGACGTGGCCCTCCGACGACGACCGGATCGACGTCCCCGAGGCGATTCGCGCCTGGCGTAACTACAAGGGACAGGAAGGTAAGATCGGCTTCGCGGACATGCTCGAGCGGGTGAAACAGCGCTCGCTCATCCCGAACGTCGACTACCTGGTCATCGACGAGTTCCAGGACATCACGACCCTGCAGTACGACGTCTACGAAGAGTGGAAACCCCACGTCGAGCGAGTCCTGATCGCCGGCGACGACGACCAGGTCGTCTACTCCTGGCAGGGGGCCGACCCCGCACTCTTGCTCGACGAGGAGGTCGACGAGGACGTCATCCTCCCGAACTCCTACCGGCTGCCCTCGAACGTTCTCAACGCAGTCAACCAGGAGATTCGCCACATCGATGTTCGCCAGGACAAGGACCTCAACCCGCGCAAGGAGGGTGGCCTCGTCGAGGCCTACCAGAACCGATCGATGCTCGACCTGGTTCGGATGGTCCGCCAAACGCTGGTCGAGGACGACGGAACGATCATGCTACTCTTCCGGGCACGCTACCAGATGTTCCAGTTCATCGACGAGTTCATCACCGAGGGGATCCCCTTCACCGCGCTGACCGACCAACGGATGTGGACCGATCGACTGACGCAGTACGTCCGCGCTATCGAGGCCATCGACGCGGACGAAGACGTCACCGGCTTACAGGCCCGGCGCCTCGCCGACATGCTCATGGACTCGGCGTTCGGAACCAACGAACGCGACGCTCTCTTCGACGAGATCGACGAGCGTCAGGAGGACGCCGGTATCGACGACCTCGAGGAACTGATGATCCCGGTGGACGTGATCAGGGACTACGCGCCGTTCCTCCCTGACCCGGCCTCGGCCTCGGACATGGTCCGGAAGGTGACGAACTTCCAGAAGAAGTCGATCAAGGCCTACTTCGCCATCGGCACCTACGAGGGAATGGCCACGGACCAGGTTCGTGTCGGCACGATTCACTCCGCGAAGGGTCGCGAGGCCGACCACGTCTTCGTCGGCACCGACCTCACCGAGAAAGTGGTCGAGCAGATGGTCGCCACGGTCGACGACCCCGAGGACATCCCCGGCGTCGAGGAGTTCACCAAGACCAGCTCGCCCGTACCCGTCCTGACGGACAACGAGCGTCGCGTCTTCTACGTCGGTATGTCCCGCGCCCGGGAACGCCTCGTCCTCCTCGAGAACCTCGTCGACGGCGCGCCGACGCTCTCGATCGACGTCTTGCTCAACAACCGCCAGACCGGCGCCGACCTCGAGGAACTCGTCGAGCAGGCCCAGCTGTCCGAGGACGAGCGACTCGATGGCGAGGGTGACGCCGATGCCGACATCGACGCCGACGAAGCCGAAATCGAAGCGCCGTGA